A genomic stretch from Deltaproteobacteria bacterium includes:
- the argH gene encoding argininosuccinate lyase, which translates to MTDPAPTKPWGGRFREETAHIVERFTSSVHFDRRLAPYDIAGSLAHARMLFKQGIITRDERDAIVSGLEGIRDEISAGSFVWREDLEDVHMNIEHALVERIGEAGKKLHTARSRNDQVATDARLYVRDEIDRINGLLGRLQKALVHQARSHADLVIPGYTHLQRAQPVLWAHHMLAYFEMFRRDRERLVDCRKRVNICPLGSSALAGTGFPLDREFVARELGFDGISANSMDAVGDRDFMIEFAGALAIVMIHLSRLSEELVLWSTSEFSFVELPDAFCTGSSIMPQKKNPDVPELVRGKTGRVLGHLMALLTLVKGLPLAYNRDLQEDKEAIFDAIDTAASSVEVMAALVEKMRPVEDRIREALRCGFLTATDLADYLVRKEVPFRTAHSIVGKAVAWCMDNGRELDELSLEELRRFSPLIGEDVFSYIAVEGSVRSRKVPGGTAPEAVRTALEAAERWLEGMKP; encoded by the coding sequence ATGACCGATCCCGCTCCCACAAAACCCTGGGGTGGACGATTCCGGGAGGAGACGGCCCATATCGTCGAGAGGTTTACCTCCTCCGTCCACTTCGACCGAAGACTGGCCCCTTACGACATTGCGGGAAGCCTCGCCCATGCCCGAATGCTTTTCAAACAGGGCATAATCACCCGAGATGAGAGGGATGCTATTGTCTCGGGCCTTGAAGGGATCCGTGACGAGATCTCGGCCGGCTCCTTCGTCTGGCGTGAGGACCTCGAAGACGTCCACATGAACATCGAACACGCCCTCGTCGAGCGGATCGGCGAGGCAGGGAAAAAACTCCACACGGCCCGAAGCAGGAACGATCAGGTGGCAACGGATGCACGGCTTTATGTCCGTGATGAGATCGACCGGATCAACGGCCTCCTTGGACGACTCCAGAAGGCCCTTGTCCATCAGGCCCGCTCCCACGCAGACCTCGTGATCCCAGGCTACACACACCTCCAACGCGCCCAGCCCGTCCTATGGGCCCATCACATGCTCGCCTACTTCGAGATGTTCCGGCGGGACCGGGAGAGGCTCGTCGACTGCCGGAAGCGCGTCAACATCTGCCCCCTCGGGAGCTCGGCCCTGGCTGGCACGGGTTTTCCTCTGGACAGGGAATTTGTGGCCCGGGAGCTCGGCTTCGACGGAATCTCCGCCAACAGCATGGATGCCGTGGGTGACCGGGACTTCATGATTGAATTCGCCGGGGCCCTGGCCATCGTGATGATCCACCTGTCCCGTCTATCCGAGGAGCTCGTCCTCTGGTCCACGAGCGAGTTCTCCTTTGTTGAGCTTCCGGACGCATTCTGCACTGGATCGAGCATCATGCCCCAGAAAAAAAACCCGGATGTGCCTGAGCTCGTCCGGGGAAAGACCGGTAGGGTCTTGGGCCATCTCATGGCCCTTCTCACCCTCGTGAAAGGACTGCCCCTCGCCTACAACCGAGACCTCCAGGAAGACAAGGAGGCCATCTTTGACGCCATCGACACGGCCGCGTCCTCTGTGGAGGTCATGGCGGCGCTGGTGGAGAAAATGAGGCCAGTGGAAGACCGCATAAGGGAGGCCCTGCGGTGCGGATTTCTCACGGCCACGGATCTGGCTGACTATCTCGTCCGAAAGGAAGTCCCGTTTCGAACAGCGCACTCCATTGTAGGAAAGGCAGTCGCGTGGTGCATGGATAACGGACGGGAACTGGATGAACTCTCCCTTGAGGAACTTCGCCGATTCTCCCCCCTCATTGGGGAGGATGTCTTTTCGTACATAGCAGTCGAGGGGTCCGTACGGTCCAGGAAGGTCCCGGGAGGCACCGCCCCTGAGGCGGTCAGGACCGCTCTCGAGGCCGCAGAAAGATGGCTCGAAGGGATGAAGCCGTGA
- a CDS encoding Gfo/Idh/MocA family oxidoreductase, producing the protein MIKVAVIGVGYLGRYHAEKYARMDGVKLVGVVDTDLARAEEVARATGSKPYSRIEEIEESIDAASIVVPTVFHRDVTQALLSRGVHCLVEKPFTKTVEEADELIELARKKGLVLQVGHIERFNPAVAFLIEHARNPLFIEAHRLSGFKERALDVDVVLDLMIHDIDIVLTLVPSPLKEFRAVGVPVLTPTVDIANVRLIFENGCTANLTASRISLRPMRRVRIFQPGCYISADCAEQSNLIVTRTPGETGFSSVHPDFITRERSDILFEEIAAFIRAIRGEDRVVVTGEDGRNALKLATDITCTIQEAIRALPAIS; encoded by the coding sequence ATGATCAAGGTCGCTGTCATTGGAGTGGGATATCTCGGCAGATATCATGCGGAAAAATACGCCCGCATGGACGGCGTAAAACTCGTCGGGGTGGTGGATACGGATCTAGCGAGGGCAGAGGAAGTGGCGCGTGCCACCGGATCAAAGCCCTACAGTCGAATCGAGGAGATCGAGGAATCGATCGACGCTGCCTCGATCGTGGTCCCAACCGTCTTCCACCGGGATGTCACTCAGGCCCTCCTTTCTCGAGGGGTCCATTGTCTTGTCGAAAAACCATTCACGAAAACCGTGGAGGAGGCAGATGAGCTCATAGAACTCGCACGCAAAAAAGGACTCGTCCTCCAGGTCGGCCATATCGAGCGGTTCAACCCTGCTGTCGCCTTTCTGATCGAACATGCCCGCAATCCCCTCTTCATCGAGGCACACCGCCTGAGCGGATTCAAGGAGAGGGCGCTGGACGTAGACGTCGTGCTCGATCTCATGATCCACGACATCGATATCGTACTCACCCTTGTCCCATCACCCCTCAAGGAATTCCGGGCCGTGGGGGTCCCGGTCCTCACACCGACGGTCGACATCGCAAATGTCCGGCTCATCTTCGAAAACGGCTGCACGGCAAATCTCACGGCAAGCCGCATATCCCTTCGCCCCATGCGCCGCGTGAGGATCTTCCAGCCTGGGTGCTACATCTCGGCAGACTGCGCCGAGCAGAGTAATCTGATTGTCACCCGCACACCCGGCGAGACAGGCTTCAGCTCCGTCCACCCCGACTTCATCACACGGGAAAGATCCGATATCCTGTTCGAGGAGATAGCCGCCTTCATCCGGGCCATCAGGGGCGAGGACAGGGTTGTCGTCACGGGTGAAGACGGAAGAAACGCCCTGAAACTTGCAACCGACATCACATGCACCATCCAGGAGGCCATTCGCGCCTTGCCCGCCATTTCATGA